One genomic window of Candidatus Pseudobacter hemicellulosilyticus includes the following:
- a CDS encoding TonB-dependent receptor yields MKCSLTILALLLLNMVHAQQHPVSGKVVNKQTQEPLANVTVQSRNQSTQTDSTGAYRILAVPGEDIKFSFVGMAILTLPVPASGTLDVSMSPLSQDLNVVVVTGYQTQKKADLTGAVSVVDVNAIKDIPLGNPVKSLQGRVPGVFITTDGSPGGGATVRVRGVGTLGDNDPLYVIDGIPTKRGLNELNQDDIETIQVLKDASSATIYGSRAANGVIIVTTKKARKGYNRIDFDASTSLQYYGSKQKTLDADGRGRAYWQAAVNDRSNPNNNQIYQYDWNGDYDNPVLNRIIYPEYIDAAKTMRPANTYWYDEIGQTSLIQQYNLSFSNGGEKGNTLFAIGYYDNKGIVKSSSSSRITARFNSDFNFFNGKLKLGENLGISYIKNRLLPINDILFTSLVQQPVVPVHSEDGGWGGPASGMTDRHNPVRLIEDNKQNKSHFVRVFGNIFADWAILPGLHARTSFGIDYNGEYQRTLRKSYISGFLSDPSNQAQTRQAYSGNWVWQNTLNYKQQFGLHQVDAVLGQETIQFIAQSFYGLRQGYALENIDYAYLNAGSANKDNGGDGSSNSLVSYFGKVNYVYNNRYLASATLRRDGSSRFGKENRYGMFPAFSLGWRISEEGFMKEQTIVSDLKLRFGWGQSGNQEIPNNGTYSLYSAIYGIDPTWAFDNGSAYDINGNGTGQLPSGFTSIQQGNDSLRWESTTESNFGIDFGLFNNKLSGSVDYFIKKTDDILISPGYLAVLGEGGNRYFNGASMQNKGIEVLLTYNTQIGRGLSLTVTGNFSSYRNKVTYLPDAVVASYAGNGTDKTILGRSINARFGYIADGLFRSQKDLDESAEQVGKALGRIRYRDLNGDNVIDDLDRDFIADLNPDFLYGLNVELSYKNFDLSFFIQGVQGVDVWNDFKTFTDFSSLWVGSNWGERTLQGWTKNNPNASVPALTLVNRNNEGRASTYFYENGSYIKLRNIQLSYNLKSLLSAWKVNSARLFIQGSNLLTIKNKSFTAADPEIPNQAFPVPSITSAGFNVSF; encoded by the coding sequence ATGAAATGTTCACTAACGATCCTTGCTTTATTGCTGCTGAACATGGTGCATGCGCAACAGCACCCGGTCAGCGGGAAAGTGGTCAACAAACAGACCCAGGAACCACTTGCCAATGTTACTGTTCAGAGCCGGAACCAGTCTACCCAGACGGACAGCACCGGCGCCTACCGCATCCTCGCTGTCCCCGGCGAAGACATTAAATTCAGTTTTGTGGGCATGGCCATTCTCACCCTGCCAGTCCCCGCTTCCGGTACGCTGGATGTCAGCATGAGCCCGTTGAGCCAGGACCTCAACGTGGTGGTGGTGACCGGCTACCAGACCCAGAAAAAAGCAGACCTCACCGGCGCCGTATCCGTAGTGGATGTCAATGCCATTAAAGATATTCCGCTGGGCAACCCCGTCAAAAGCCTGCAGGGCCGGGTGCCGGGTGTATTCATCACCACCGATGGCTCTCCCGGCGGCGGCGCTACGGTCCGTGTGCGGGGCGTAGGCACCCTGGGTGATAACGATCCGCTTTACGTCATTGACGGTATCCCCACCAAACGCGGACTGAATGAACTGAACCAGGATGATATTGAGACCATCCAGGTGCTGAAAGACGCCAGCTCCGCCACTATCTACGGCTCCCGCGCTGCCAATGGCGTGATCATTGTCACCACCAAAAAAGCCCGCAAAGGGTATAACCGTATTGACTTTGACGCCTCCACCTCTCTGCAGTATTACGGCAGCAAACAGAAAACCCTGGATGCCGACGGCCGTGGCCGCGCTTACTGGCAGGCAGCTGTCAACGACCGCAGCAATCCCAATAATAACCAGATCTATCAGTACGACTGGAACGGCGACTATGACAACCCTGTCCTCAACAGGATCATCTATCCCGAATATATAGATGCCGCCAAAACCATGCGGCCTGCCAATACCTATTGGTATGATGAGATAGGGCAGACCTCCCTCATCCAGCAATACAACCTCAGCTTCAGCAACGGGGGCGAAAAAGGCAATACCCTCTTCGCTATTGGTTACTACGATAATAAGGGTATTGTGAAATCCTCCAGCAGCAGCAGGATCACCGCCCGGTTCAATTCAGACTTCAATTTCTTCAACGGAAAACTGAAATTGGGGGAGAACCTGGGGATCTCCTATATCAAGAACCGCCTGCTGCCCATCAATGATATCCTTTTCACCTCCCTGGTACAGCAACCCGTTGTACCCGTCCATTCAGAAGATGGCGGCTGGGGCGGCCCTGCCTCCGGTATGACCGACCGCCACAATCCCGTTCGCCTGATAGAAGACAACAAACAGAACAAAAGCCATTTCGTGCGTGTGTTCGGGAATATCTTTGCCGACTGGGCCATCCTGCCCGGCCTGCACGCCCGCACCAGCTTTGGCATTGACTATAACGGCGAATACCAGCGCACCCTCCGCAAATCCTATATCTCCGGCTTCCTCTCCGATCCTTCCAACCAGGCACAGACCCGGCAGGCCTACAGCGGCAACTGGGTATGGCAGAACACCCTGAACTACAAACAGCAGTTCGGCCTCCACCAGGTAGACGCCGTACTGGGCCAGGAAACCATCCAGTTCATTGCCCAGAGCTTCTATGGATTACGCCAGGGCTATGCGCTGGAAAATATCGACTATGCCTACCTGAATGCAGGCTCCGCCAATAAAGACAATGGCGGCGATGGTTCCAGCAACAGCCTGGTCAGCTATTTCGGTAAGGTGAACTATGTATACAATAACCGCTACCTGGCTTCCGCCACCCTGCGCCGCGACGGCTCTTCCCGCTTCGGTAAAGAGAACCGCTACGGCATGTTCCCGGCCTTCTCCCTGGGCTGGCGTATCAGCGAGGAAGGATTCATGAAAGAGCAGACCATTGTATCCGATCTGAAACTGCGCTTTGGCTGGGGCCAGTCCGGCAACCAGGAGATCCCCAACAATGGCACCTATTCCCTGTATTCCGCCATCTATGGTATTGATCCTACCTGGGCCTTTGACAATGGCAGCGCCTATGATATCAATGGCAATGGCACCGGCCAGCTGCCCTCCGGCTTCACGTCCATCCAGCAGGGCAATGATTCCCTCCGCTGGGAAAGCACTACGGAATCCAACTTCGGGATCGACTTTGGCCTTTTCAACAATAAGCTCAGCGGCTCCGTGGATTATTTCATCAAGAAAACGGACGATATCCTGATCAGCCCCGGTTACCTGGCCGTGCTGGGCGAAGGCGGCAACCGCTATTTCAACGGCGCTTCCATGCAGAACAAAGGCATTGAAGTATTGCTCACCTACAATACCCAGATCGGCAGGGGCCTCTCCCTCACCGTTACCGGTAACTTCTCTTCCTACCGCAACAAGGTCACCTACCTGCCGGATGCAGTAGTAGCTTCCTATGCCGGCAATGGCACGGACAAAACCATCCTGGGACGATCCATCAATGCCCGGTTCGGCTATATTGCCGATGGCCTTTTCCGCAGCCAGAAAGACCTGGATGAATCCGCTGAACAGGTCGGCAAAGCCCTGGGCCGTATCCGCTACCGGGACCTCAACGGCGATAACGTGATAGACGACCTGGACCGTGATTTCATTGCCGATCTCAACCCGGATTTCCTCTATGGCCTGAACGTGGAGCTGTCCTACAAAAATTTTGACCTCAGCTTTTTTATCCAGGGCGTGCAGGGCGTTGATGTATGGAACGATTTCAAGACCTTCACCGACTTCTCCTCCCTCTGGGTAGGCAGCAACTGGGGCGAAAGGACGCTGCAGGGCTGGACAAAGAACAATCCCAATGCCAGCGTACCGGCGCTCACCCTCGTGAACCGCAATAATGAAGGCCGCGCCAGCACTTACTTCTACGAGAACGGGTCCTATATCAAGCTGCGCAATATCCAGCTGAGCTATAACCTGAAAAGCCTGCTCTCCGCCTGGAAGGTCAATTCGGCCCGGCTATTCATACAAGGTAGTAATCTCCTGACCATTAAAAACAAGTCCTTCACGGCAGCAGACCCGGAGATCCCCAACCAGGCTTTCCCTGTCCCTTCCATCACCAGTGCAGGCTTCAATGTTTCCTTCTAA
- a CDS encoding RagB/SusD family nutrient uptake outer membrane protein, whose translation MKKLLLPLIILITGLGSCSKMLEELPQGAISGDELNSAENIEKMTIAAYSALGNDHYTSPYSSLWPYGSVRGGDTYKGGDGPGDLSEFHLFETFSLNRVDNGLSDELWFRLYVGIGRANDALRRLNATDETIFPNKTVRTAEMKFLRGHFYFLLKVLFRHIPYLDETMEKPSYETVSNRVLTDQQLWDKITADFRAAADGLPPDQPEKGRASKGAAQAYLSKALLYQAYVQDDNYQVSSIDAAKLDEVISLTNEVISSHKFGLNNDFSANFLTQTENSAESVFAIQYSKDDGTPKGRLDYGHALNYPMNQEFGCCGFHVPSHDLINAFKTTAAGLPDFEHYNDNDVAGSGNYFSSNFDPRLNHTVAIPGNPFKYNSKYIFQRSWARAPEVYGAFASLKEAVSPDDASFQKIPPFMSSSKNWAIIRYPDVLLFRAEALIERGRQDEALPLINELRTRAAGSTALLKQADGTPSAQYKVATYQPGVNCTWTQEYARQALRWERRLELATEGYRFFDLVRWGIAANTMNSYFLLEKNRAAHLSDAHFQAKRDEYLPIPLNQINYSRDLYQQNPGW comes from the coding sequence ATGAAAAAATTATTGCTACCACTCATCATACTCATTACAGGACTGGGCTCCTGCTCCAAAATGCTGGAAGAGCTACCCCAGGGCGCCATCTCCGGCGATGAACTGAATAGCGCCGAGAATATTGAAAAAATGACCATCGCCGCTTATTCGGCCCTGGGCAACGATCACTATACTTCCCCCTATTCCAGCCTCTGGCCCTACGGCAGTGTACGCGGCGGGGACACGTATAAGGGAGGTGACGGCCCCGGCGATCTGAGCGAGTTCCATCTCTTTGAGACCTTCTCGCTCAACCGCGTGGACAATGGGCTCTCAGACGAACTCTGGTTCCGCCTCTATGTAGGCATCGGCCGGGCCAATGATGCGCTGCGCCGCCTCAATGCCACCGATGAGACCATCTTCCCCAATAAAACAGTCCGCACGGCTGAAATGAAATTCCTGCGCGGGCATTTTTATTTCCTGCTCAAGGTCCTGTTCCGGCATATTCCCTACCTGGACGAGACCATGGAGAAGCCCAGCTATGAAACAGTGTCCAACCGGGTGCTGACCGACCAGCAGCTCTGGGATAAGATCACGGCGGATTTCCGCGCAGCCGCCGACGGGCTGCCGCCTGACCAGCCAGAAAAAGGGCGGGCCTCCAAAGGCGCCGCACAGGCTTATCTCTCCAAAGCATTGCTGTACCAGGCCTATGTACAGGATGATAATTACCAGGTCAGCTCCATTGATGCCGCGAAGCTGGATGAGGTGATCAGCCTCACCAATGAAGTGATCAGCTCGCATAAGTTTGGACTGAACAATGATTTCTCCGCCAATTTCCTGACGCAGACCGAGAACAGCGCGGAGTCCGTTTTTGCAATCCAGTACAGCAAGGATGACGGTACCCCCAAGGGCCGGCTGGATTATGGTCATGCCCTGAACTATCCCATGAACCAGGAATTTGGCTGCTGCGGTTTCCATGTGCCCAGTCATGACCTGATCAATGCATTTAAGACCACCGCGGCCGGTCTGCCCGATTTTGAGCATTACAACGACAATGATGTGGCCGGCAGCGGTAATTATTTCAGCAGCAATTTTGACCCGCGCCTCAACCATACCGTAGCTATTCCCGGCAACCCCTTTAAGTACAACAGCAAATATATCTTCCAGCGTTCCTGGGCCCGTGCGCCTGAAGTATACGGCGCCTTCGCCAGCCTGAAAGAAGCCGTATCCCCGGATGACGCCAGCTTCCAGAAGATCCCGCCCTTTATGAGCAGCTCCAAGAACTGGGCTATCATCCGCTATCCCGATGTGCTGCTGTTCCGTGCAGAAGCGCTGATTGAAAGAGGCCGCCAAGATGAAGCCCTGCCGCTGATCAATGAGCTGCGCACCCGTGCCGCCGGCAGCACCGCCCTGCTCAAACAGGCCGATGGTACGCCCTCTGCTCAATACAAGGTAGCCACCTACCAGCCCGGTGTCAACTGCACCTGGACCCAGGAATACGCCCGCCAGGCCCTGCGCTGGGAACGCAGACTGGAACTGGCCACAGAAGGCTACCGCTTCTTCGACCTGGTACGCTGGGGCATTGCCGCCAATACTATGAACAGCTATTTTTTGCTGGAAAAGAACCGGGCGGCCCATTTGTCCGACGCCCATTTCCAGGCAAAAAGAGATGAATACCTGCCCATACCTTTAAATCAGATCAATTATAGTCGCGATCTTTATCAACAGAATCCAGGATGGTAA
- a CDS encoding GH32 C-terminal domain-containing protein, with amino-acid sequence MHRLQRFAYGIPLLLLSGAAAAQDFNQYFTSEKKFLQLPVKNGAPKRNLEIWKDGVLVRFFDMELAEGKPDWYAYLDISEWNGKKLELRVDKLDRNATAFRPIRQSDLDSNAGKVYAEALRGQIHFSPKRGWTNDPNGMVYYKGQYHLFFQHNPYGRGWGNMTWGHAVSKDMIHWTEVGDAIHPDGFGPMFSGTAVVDSNNTSGFGKDGQAPLVMFFTGARAWCQGLAWSNDGLHFNKLDYAPVPRIHRDNRDPKVFWYGPGKHWVMLFWVELDGGQHTQHFFTSDNLKDWTPASILKGGIGNDRYLFECPDLFELPVDGNPANKKWVISAATSMYAIGSFDGKTFTPEAERLLGQVGRDYYAAQSFNNEPNGRRIEIGWWRTHTDKGDMTFNQSMTIPQELALITTPEGIRMTRTPVKELEALRSKQLLSGTKTLTDKSENPLQGLPTELLELRTTVVPGKAKTVTFNLNGLDIVYDVAAQELSADGVKAKVPLLNGKLPLTIFVDRIGVEIFANNGLIYMPVNKNLDGKGSAIKVSGGKVKFENLSLYQLQSAWQ; translated from the coding sequence ATGCACAGATTACAACGATTCGCCTACGGCATTCCCCTGCTCCTGTTAAGTGGTGCAGCCGCCGCACAGGACTTCAATCAGTATTTCACATCAGAGAAAAAATTCCTCCAGCTGCCCGTAAAGAACGGTGCGCCCAAAAGGAACCTTGAGATCTGGAAAGACGGCGTACTGGTCCGCTTCTTTGACATGGAACTGGCCGAAGGCAAACCCGACTGGTATGCGTACCTCGACATCAGTGAATGGAATGGAAAAAAATTAGAGTTAAGGGTAGATAAGCTGGACCGCAATGCAACAGCCTTCCGCCCCATCCGGCAATCAGACCTGGACAGCAATGCCGGTAAGGTCTATGCCGAAGCCCTGCGCGGACAGATCCACTTCTCCCCCAAACGTGGCTGGACCAATGACCCCAACGGCATGGTCTATTACAAAGGACAGTATCATCTTTTCTTCCAGCACAATCCTTACGGCCGCGGCTGGGGCAATATGACCTGGGGCCATGCAGTCAGTAAGGATATGATCCACTGGACGGAAGTGGGTGACGCCATTCACCCCGATGGCTTCGGTCCCATGTTCAGCGGAACAGCTGTAGTGGACTCCAATAATACCAGTGGTTTTGGCAAGGACGGACAGGCGCCCCTGGTCATGTTCTTCACCGGCGCCCGCGCCTGGTGCCAGGGACTGGCCTGGAGCAATGACGGCCTGCACTTCAATAAGCTGGACTATGCACCCGTACCACGCATCCACCGGGATAACCGGGACCCCAAGGTTTTCTGGTATGGCCCCGGCAAACACTGGGTCATGTTGTTCTGGGTAGAACTGGACGGTGGTCAGCATACACAGCATTTCTTTACATCAGACAACCTGAAAGACTGGACCCCTGCCAGCATCCTCAAAGGAGGCATCGGTAACGACCGCTACCTGTTTGAATGCCCGGACCTGTTTGAGCTACCGGTAGATGGCAATCCCGCCAACAAAAAATGGGTGATCTCCGCTGCTACCAGCATGTATGCCATCGGCAGCTTTGACGGTAAGACCTTCACCCCAGAAGCAGAGCGACTGCTGGGCCAGGTAGGCCGCGATTACTACGCCGCCCAGAGCTTCAACAATGAACCCAATGGCCGCCGCATTGAGATCGGCTGGTGGCGTACGCATACCGACAAAGGTGATATGACCTTCAACCAGAGCATGACCATTCCCCAGGAACTGGCCCTGATCACCACTCCCGAAGGCATCCGTATGACCCGCACCCCTGTTAAAGAGCTGGAAGCCCTGCGCAGCAAACAACTGCTGAGCGGCACAAAGACCCTCACGGATAAATCCGAAAATCCGCTGCAGGGCCTGCCCACAGAACTGCTGGAACTGCGCACTACCGTAGTACCGGGCAAGGCAAAGACCGTTACTTTCAACCTGAACGGACTGGATATTGTATACGATGTGGCCGCACAGGAGCTCAGCGCCGATGGCGTGAAAGCCAAAGTGCCGCTGCTCAATGGCAAGCTGCCGCTGACCATCTTCGTTGACAGGATCGGCGTAGAGATCTTTGCCAACAATGGCCTGATCTATATGCCTGTCAATAAAAACCTCGACGGCAAAGGATCCGCTATCAAAGTGAGTGGCGGTAAAGTGAAATTTGAAAACTTATCGCTGTACCAACTGCAATCCGCCTGGCAGTAA